In the Gossypium arboreum isolate Shixiya-1 chromosome 10, ASM2569848v2, whole genome shotgun sequence genome, one interval contains:
- the LOC108488881 gene encoding trans-resveratrol di-O-methyltransferase-like yields MNMGNANGEDAIEALQAQAHIWRHAFNFVSFMSLKCALDLGIFDIIHDHGKPITITELVAGIQMLSPTKSCDIYRLMRILVHSGFFARQKPGNDAQEEGYALTNSSRILLKNNPFCITPTLKATMDPIITKPWSFLGTWFQNDEHTPFATAYGETLWDYFTHDPQLQDLINDGLASDSQLVTSVLVDKCKGAFHGLNSLVDVGGGTGTTAKAIADTFPHMECTVFDLPHIVAGLQGSKNLKYVGGNMFEAFPTGDAILLKKVLHDWNDEGCLTILKRCKEAISSQDHKVERKLIIVDIVVRENEQVNDEASSLTKTQLFFDMLMLVLVAGKERREEEWAKLLLAAGFSSYKITPIVGFTSVIEVYP; encoded by the exons ATGAATATGGGCAATGCTAATGGGGAGGATGCTATTGAGGCACTCCAAGCACAAGCTCACATTTGGAGACATGCTTTCAACTTCGTAAGCTTCATGTCTCTAAAATGTGCACTTGATTTAGGCATCTTTGATATCATTCATGATCATGGCAAGCCCATTACAATTACCGAGCTGGTTGCTGGGATACAGATGCTCAGCCCTACTAAATCATGCGACATCTATAGGCTCATGCGCATTCTAGTTCACTCGGGTTTCTTTGCACGCCAAAAGCCAGGCAATGATGCTCAAGAAGAAGGCTATGCTCTTACCAACTCTTCTCGTATTTTGCTCAAGAATAATCCCTTTTGCATAACACCTACTTTGAAGGCTACAATGGATCCTATTATAACAAAGCCTTGGAGTTTTCTAGGGACCTGGTTCCAAAATGATGAGCATACCCCATTTGCTACTGCATATGGCGAGACATTGTGGGACTATTTTACCCATGATCCTCAGCTACAAGATTTGATAAATGATGGCTTAGCTAGTGATTCTCAATTGGTTACTAGTGTTCTAGTTGACAAGTGTAAAGGGGCATTCCACGGATTGAACTCCCTTGTGGATGTTGGAGGTGGCACAGGAACTACGGCCAAGGCCATTGCTGATACATTTCCACACATGGAGTGCACTGTGTTTGATCTTCCTCATATTGTTGCTGGTTTGCAAGGCAGTAAGAACTTGAAATATGTTGGAGGCAACATGTTTGAGGCATTTCCAACAGGAGACGCAATTTTATTAAAG AAGGTATTGCACGATTGGAATGATGAAGGATGCTTGACAATTTTGAAGCGATGTAAAGAGGCCATTTCAAGCCAagatcataaggtagaaagaaAGTTGATCATAGTTGACATCGTTGTGAGGGAGAATGAGCAAGTGAATGATGAAGCCTCAAGCTTAACTAAAACACAACTCTTTTTCGACATGTTGATGTTGGTATTGGTGGCTGGAAAAGAGAGGCGGGAAGAAGAATGGGCTAAACTACTTTTAGCAGCTGGCTTTAGTTCTTACAAAATTACTCCTATTGTGGGTTTTACATCTGTCATTGAGGTTTACCCCTAA
- the LOC108488922 gene encoding probable O-methyltransferase 3, with translation MASDARLVNSILIDKCKKVFERLNSLVDVGGGTGTLTKAIVDAFPHLECIVLDLPHVVANLQDSGNLKYVAGDMFKEVPASDAILLKWILHDWNDDECLKILK, from the exons ATGGCTAGCGATGCTCGATTGGTTAATAGCATTCTTATTGACAAGTGCAAAAAGGTGTTCGAGAGATTGAATTCTTTGGTGGATGTTGGAGGTGGTACCGGAACATTGACCAAGGCCATTGTTGATGCGTTTCCACACTTGGAGTGTATTGTGCTTGATCTTCCTCATGTTGTTGCTAACTTACAAGATAGTGGGAACTTGAAATATGTTGCAGGTGACATGTTTAAGGAAGTTCCAGCTTCAGATGCAATTTTACTAAAG TGGATATTGCATGATTGGAATGatgatgaatgcttgaagatTTTGAAGTGA